One Pseudomonas rhizophila DNA window includes the following coding sequences:
- a CDS encoding DUF3015 domain-containing protein, whose amino-acid sequence MKRILLGTLFTAVSLNAMAQAPGGPDCGWGNMLFEGQRGTPAHFLASTTNGTSGNATFGMTSGTNGCSTNAALTYGGKSWLAMNGMMNELSEDMAKGQGEALTTYAVVLGVAPEDRAHFSAVTHEHFQQIFSKADVTAEDVHTNTLAVLKSDPRLAKYATPA is encoded by the coding sequence ATGAAACGGATTCTTCTCGGTACTCTCTTCACCGCTGTATCCCTCAACGCCATGGCTCAGGCGCCAGGCGGTCCGGATTGCGGCTGGGGCAACATGCTGTTCGAAGGTCAGCGTGGCACCCCGGCTCACTTCCTGGCATCCACCACCAACGGCACCTCGGGCAACGCCACCTTCGGCATGACATCCGGCACCAACGGTTGCTCGACCAACGCGGCACTGACCTACGGTGGCAAGTCCTGGCTGGCCATGAATGGCATGATGAACGAGCTGTCCGAAGACATGGCCAAGGGCCAAGGCGAAGCGCTCACCACCTACGCCGTAGTACTGGGCGTGGCACCGGAAGACCGTGCGCATTTCTCCGCTGTCACTCACGAGCACTTCCAGCAGATCTTCAGCAAGGCTGATGTGACCGCAGAAGACGTGCATACCAACACCCTGGCCGTGCTGAAAAGCGACCCACGCCTGGCCAAGTACGCCACTCCAGCTTAA
- a CDS encoding DUF4105 domain-containing protein: MLKRLAWLALCVCAPLSAAPHVDPQRLQQLANDRFWISLGHYETAKLGGWRSYISDKRFFLAPDGNEHPDHELAATVQALYGPASAGQQHAQCVYPARTRWLKAQLNLTDLPTVDCSEFTQWFKDVAPHSAVMIFPAAYLNSPSSMFGHTLLRIDQADVQSDKTALLSYAINFGAYIEGSDNSILYAWKGLMGGYPGLFALVPYQEKLSEYRSLENRDLWEYRLNLSQVETERMVEHVWELKQIEFDYFFFDENCSYRLLELLQVARPSLRLTEQFPLTAIPTDTVKAVKEAGLVESIEYRPSRERELLSRAEPLTDDEQQWVLKVSADQKQLQTSAFKALPRARQALIIDAAYRLERYRANGQERDPQRAQRSFELLRAINQNPAPELDIPQPGLPEDGHESRTWQAGLGTRGDRAFGEYGLRMAYHDLNDNAESFPLGAQIEILQLKLRQYEGNDWQVQQLDLATIRSLTPRNELLQPLSWQVTGGLERVPGKHDDETLVSHVNGGAGGTWALGDDMLGFALGTVRVEHNNDFAQFIAPAAGFNTGVLWKNPLGNLSLEAKGDYFINGEVRRSVSLNQQWELSRNLGLRLSAQREFSHLASPENEVMLEVKWYHY, translated from the coding sequence ATGCTCAAACGCCTTGCCTGGCTGGCGCTCTGTGTGTGCGCCCCGTTGTCCGCCGCACCTCATGTCGACCCTCAACGCTTGCAGCAACTGGCCAACGACCGTTTCTGGATTTCCCTGGGCCACTACGAAACCGCCAAGCTCGGTGGCTGGCGCAGCTATATCAGCGACAAAAGATTTTTCCTCGCTCCCGACGGCAACGAACATCCCGACCACGAACTGGCCGCCACGGTGCAAGCGCTGTACGGCCCGGCCAGTGCTGGTCAGCAACACGCCCAATGTGTGTACCCGGCGCGAACACGCTGGCTGAAGGCGCAGCTCAACCTGACGGATCTGCCGACGGTTGACTGCAGCGAATTCACCCAATGGTTCAAGGACGTCGCGCCCCACAGCGCGGTGATGATTTTTCCGGCCGCCTACCTGAACAGCCCTTCTTCGATGTTTGGCCACACCCTGCTGCGCATCGACCAGGCCGATGTGCAAAGCGACAAGACCGCGCTGCTCAGCTATGCGATCAACTTCGGCGCCTACATCGAAGGCTCGGACAACAGCATTCTGTATGCCTGGAAAGGCCTGATGGGCGGTTACCCGGGCCTGTTCGCCCTGGTGCCCTATCAGGAAAAGCTCTCCGAGTACCGCAGCCTGGAAAACCGCGACCTGTGGGAATACCGCCTCAATCTGAGCCAGGTGGAAACCGAGCGCATGGTCGAGCATGTGTGGGAACTCAAGCAGATTGAGTTCGACTATTTTTTCTTCGACGAAAACTGCTCCTATCGCCTGCTCGAACTGCTGCAAGTGGCCCGTCCCAGCCTGCGGCTGACCGAACAGTTCCCGTTGACGGCGATTCCCACCGACACCGTGAAGGCGGTGAAAGAAGCCGGGCTGGTGGAAAGCATCGAATACCGGCCCTCCCGTGAGCGGGAACTGCTCAGCCGCGCCGAACCACTCACCGACGACGAGCAGCAGTGGGTGCTGAAAGTCAGCGCCGACCAAAAACAACTGCAGACTTCAGCATTCAAGGCATTGCCTCGCGCTCGCCAGGCGCTGATCATCGACGCCGCCTATCGCCTGGAGCGCTACCGCGCCAACGGCCAGGAACGCGACCCACAGCGCGCCCAGCGCAGTTTCGAACTGTTGCGGGCGATCAACCAGAACCCCGCGCCGGAACTCGACATCCCGCAACCGGGCCTGCCCGAGGATGGCCACGAGTCGCGCACCTGGCAGGCTGGCCTCGGCACTCGTGGCGACCGGGCGTTCGGCGAATATGGCCTGCGCATGGCCTATCACGACCTCAACGACAACGCCGAGAGTTTCCCGTTGGGCGCACAGATCGAGATCCTGCAACTGAAGCTGCGCCAGTACGAAGGCAATGACTGGCAGGTGCAACAGCTGGACCTTGCAACCATTCGCTCCCTGACTCCGCGCAACGAACTGCTGCAACCGCTGTCCTGGCAAGTCACCGGCGGCCTGGAGCGGGTGCCGGGCAAGCACGACGACGAAACCCTGGTCAGCCACGTCAATGGCGGAGCCGGCGGCACCTGGGCACTGGGTGACGACATGCTGGGGTTCGCCTTGGGCACGGTGCGGGTCGAACACAACAACGACTTCGCCCAGTTCATCGCTCCGGCCGCAGGCTTCAACACTGGCGTGCTGTGGAAAAACCCGCTGGGCAACTTGAGCCTGGAGGCCAAAGGCGACTATTTCATCAACGGCGAAGTGCGCCGTAGCGTGAGCCTGAACCAGCAGTGGGAACTGTCACGCAACCTCGGTCTGCGCCTGAGTGCCCAGCGCGAGTTCAGCCATCTGGCGTCACCGGAGAACGAAGTGATGCTGGAGGTGAAGTGGTATCACTATTGA
- a CDS encoding GreA/GreB family elongation factor — MSRAFVNEDNAAAQADQPVERQVSAQPNYVTPAGLAQLQARVAELQALHSQQVARGELADKQRIADIERDLRYFNQRLQSAQVVTPTSLDQVRIGHWVTFVDEHDHEQRVQLVGEDQADAASGLVNWGSPLGRALLGTKVGDEVIWKRPVGDLTIEVVAIEPG, encoded by the coding sequence ATGAGTCGCGCCTTCGTCAATGAGGACAACGCCGCTGCCCAGGCCGATCAGCCGGTCGAACGCCAGGTCAGCGCGCAACCCAATTACGTCACGCCCGCCGGACTCGCCCAATTACAGGCCCGGGTCGCTGAGCTGCAGGCGCTGCACAGCCAGCAGGTGGCCAGGGGAGAACTGGCGGACAAGCAGCGAATCGCGGATATCGAACGGGATCTGCGGTATTTCAATCAGCGTTTGCAAAGCGCGCAGGTCGTTACGCCAACCTCATTGGATCAGGTGCGGATCGGGCATTGGGTGACCTTTGTCGATGAGCATGACCACGAGCAGCGAGTGCAGTTGGTGGGTGAAGATCAGGCCGATGCGGCCAGCGGACTGGTCAATTGGGGCTCGCCGCTGGGGCGGGCGTTGCTGGGGACGAAAGTTGGCGATGAAGTGATCTGGAAACGGCCGGTGGGGGATTTGACCATTGAAGTGGTGGCGATAGAACCGGGGTGA
- the ettA gene encoding energy-dependent translational throttle protein EttA yields the protein MAQYVFTMHRLSKVVPPKREILKNISLSFFPGAKIGVLGLNGSGKSTLLKIMAGVDNEFDGEARPMPDLNIGYLPQEPQLDPTKTVREVVEEAVSVIKDAQARLDEVYAAYAEPDADFDKLAAEQAKLEAILQASDGHNLDRQLEVAADALRLPAWDAKVEHLSGGEKRRVALCRLLLSAPDMLLLDEPTNHLDADSVAWLEHFLHDFPGTVVAITHDRYFLDNVAGWILELDRGAGIPYEGNYSGWLEAKSDRLAQESKQQSAHEKAMKEELEWVRKGAKARQSKSKARLQRFEEMQSQEFQKRSETNEIYIPAGPRLGDKVIEFKNVTKGYGDRVLIDNLSFAMPKGAIVGVIGGNGAGKSTLFRMLMGKETPDSGTIEIGETVQLACVDQSREDLDGSKTVFQQISDGSDQIRIGNYEIPSRTYVGRFNFKGGDQQKFVKDLSGGERGRLHLALTLKEGGNVLLLDEPSNDLDVETLRSLEEALLDFPGAAIVISHDRWFLDRVATHILAYEDDSQAVFFEGNYTEYEADRKKRLGEAAAQPHRVRHKKLA from the coding sequence ATGGCTCAATACGTCTTCACCATGCATCGGCTGAGCAAAGTTGTTCCGCCGAAGCGGGAAATCCTGAAAAACATTTCACTGTCGTTCTTCCCCGGGGCCAAGATCGGCGTGCTGGGCCTCAACGGCTCGGGTAAGTCCACGCTGCTGAAAATCATGGCCGGTGTCGACAACGAGTTCGACGGTGAAGCCCGTCCGATGCCCGACTTGAACATCGGTTACCTGCCTCAAGAGCCTCAGCTGGATCCGACCAAGACCGTACGGGAAGTGGTCGAGGAGGCGGTCAGCGTGATCAAGGATGCCCAGGCGCGCCTGGACGAGGTCTACGCGGCCTACGCCGAACCGGATGCCGACTTCGACAAGCTGGCCGCCGAACAGGCCAAGCTCGAAGCGATCCTGCAGGCCAGCGATGGCCATAACCTGGATCGCCAGCTGGAAGTCGCCGCCGATGCGCTGCGCCTGCCGGCCTGGGATGCCAAGGTTGAACACCTCTCTGGTGGTGAAAAGCGTCGTGTGGCTCTGTGCCGCCTGCTGCTGTCGGCGCCGGACATGCTGTTGCTCGACGAACCAACCAACCACCTGGACGCCGATTCTGTCGCCTGGCTCGAACACTTCCTGCACGATTTCCCGGGCACTGTGGTCGCGATCACGCACGACCGTTACTTCCTGGACAACGTCGCCGGCTGGATCCTGGAACTGGACCGCGGCGCGGGTATTCCTTACGAAGGCAACTACTCGGGCTGGCTTGAAGCCAAGTCCGATCGTCTGGCCCAGGAATCCAAGCAGCAGTCGGCCCATGAAAAAGCCATGAAGGAAGAACTGGAGTGGGTGCGCAAAGGCGCCAAGGCCCGCCAGTCCAAATCCAAGGCACGTCTGCAACGCTTCGAGGAAATGCAGTCCCAGGAATTCCAGAAGCGCAGTGAAACCAACGAGATCTACATCCCGGCCGGTCCGCGCCTGGGCGACAAGGTCATCGAATTCAAGAACGTCACCAAGGGCTATGGCGACCGCGTGCTGATCGACAACCTGTCGTTCGCCATGCCCAAAGGCGCCATTGTCGGTGTGATCGGTGGTAACGGTGCGGGTAAATCCACGCTGTTCCGCATGCTGATGGGCAAGGAAACACCGGATTCGGGCACCATCGAAATCGGCGAAACCGTGCAACTGGCCTGTGTCGACCAGAGCCGCGAAGACCTGGACGGCAGCAAGACCGTGTTCCAGCAGATCTCCGACGGTTCCGACCAGATCCGCATCGGCAACTATGAAATTCCGTCGCGCACCTACGTGGGGCGCTTCAACTTCAAGGGCGGCGACCAGCAGAAGTTCGTCAAGGACCTGTCCGGTGGTGAACGCGGTCGCTTGCACCTGGCGTTGACCTTGAAGGAGGGCGGCAACGTCCTGCTGCTCGACGAACCGTCCAACGACCTCGACGTCGAAACCCTGCGTTCCCTGGAAGAAGCCCTGCTGGACTTCCCGGGCGCAGCGATTGTGATCTCCCACGACCGGTGGTTCCTCGACCGTGTGGCGACCCACATCCTGGCGTACGAAGACGACTCGCAAGCGGTGTTCTTCGAAGGCAACTACACCGAGTATGAGGCCGACCGCAAGAAACGCCTGGGCGAAGCCGCTGCCCAGCCACACCGCGTAAGGCACAAGAAGCTGGCCTGA
- a CDS encoding bifunctional diguanylate cyclase/phosphodiesterase encodes MSNVTPTLSPRAPTAASGSPLRGTLKGALATLVLLLLGLLFWQLLDQLRETQQQQRQYTIDYTADLAAQVSLNMALNAQIALNLLPIVEQPQSADEQQALLRKLQQSLPELRSLALLSPSGRVLSDSDPASHDADYLAELVRRSRAQAHYFSNADDGSVVHLLLHQASGSSRSYWALRLTPTFFSTLTKQADTGMRPLWLVENRLNQQIISRDESLPSASPTRLSPDDLSNTVLTVPLSSSDWQLRGLFDRRQVLEQLLPAFIGKCLLGLAFSMLPVIALLSMRRRQRQLHEGRRRYQDIFEGTGVALCVLDLSSLKAFFERTGLRNGDQLRAWLAIPHQLEQLQQEVHVTEVNQMALKLLNVNSCERAWQLLVGNAAQDNNPVGSKLLEALLDQHKQLELEIKLQDAHGRDQHLWLVLRLPEKQQDYNAVILSISDITSRKLIELSLLEREGFWSDVVRTVPDHLYVQDVISQRMIFSNHHLGQTLGYDRTELHQMGEYFWEILLHSEDADHYHNLRQAQRQAGYAQLLQCQLRFRHRNGKWRRFDIREQALARDRHDQVTRIIGVAKDITEQIEASESLRDSEQRYRMLAESISDVIFSTNSKLSLNYVSPSVQAVLGYSADWIFQNGWQSTIANPQQLTGIYTLMDRVSKALDKPEQLAELRNQMQTQLFLFDCLRADGRKIPIELRLVLVWDEHGAFEGVLGVGRDISQQRRAEKDLRMAATVFEHSTSAILITDPAGYIVQANEAFSRVSGYAVSQVLDQLPNMLTVDEQQEAHLRYVLKQLQQHSTWEGEVWLKRRNGEHYPAWVGITAVLDDEGDLASYVCFFSDISERKASEQRIHRLAYYDALTHLPNRTLFQDRLHTALQSAERQKNWVVLMFLDLDRFKPINDSLGHAAGDRMLKEMATRLLGCVADDDTVARMGGDEFTLLLQPRSSREMALNRAINVAEQILASLVRPFVLEGREFFVTASIGIALSPQDGNELSQLMKNADTAMYHAKERGKNNFQFYQADMNASALERLELESDLRHALEQNEFVLYYQPQFSGDGKRLTGAEALLRWRHPRRGLVPPGDFIPVLEELGLVVDVGDWVISEASRQLKTWHQAKVRVPKVSVNISARQFSDGQLGTRIANILRSTGLPPACLELELTESILMREVSEAMQILAGLKNLGLSIAVDDFGTGYSSLNYLKQFPIDVLKIDRTFVDGLPSGEQDAQIARAIIAMAHSLNLAVIAEGVETHEQLDFLREHGCDEVQGYLFGRPMPANRFEAQFSNDALFMLD; translated from the coding sequence TTGTCCAACGTCACGCCGACCCTGTCCCCACGCGCACCGACTGCTGCGAGCGGCTCGCCCCTGCGCGGGACATTGAAGGGCGCGCTGGCCACACTGGTGCTCTTGCTGCTTGGATTGCTCTTCTGGCAGTTGCTTGATCAATTGCGCGAAACCCAGCAGCAACAGCGCCAGTACACCATCGATTACACCGCCGACCTGGCCGCGCAAGTCAGCCTGAACATGGCCTTGAATGCGCAGATCGCCCTCAACCTGCTACCGATCGTCGAACAACCGCAGAGCGCCGACGAACAGCAGGCCCTGCTGCGCAAACTCCAGCAATCGTTGCCCGAGCTACGCAGCCTGGCGTTGCTGAGCCCTTCCGGCCGGGTGCTCAGCGACAGTGATCCTGCCAGCCACGATGCCGATTACCTGGCAGAGCTGGTACGGCGCAGTCGGGCCCAGGCGCACTATTTCAGCAATGCCGATGACGGCTCCGTGGTGCATCTGTTGTTGCACCAGGCCAGCGGCAGCAGCCGCAGCTATTGGGCGCTGCGCCTGACCCCAACCTTCTTCTCGACCCTGACCAAGCAGGCCGATACAGGCATGCGCCCACTGTGGCTGGTGGAAAACCGCCTCAACCAGCAAATCATCAGCCGGGACGAAAGCCTGCCCTCGGCCAGCCCTACCCGGCTGTCCCCGGATGATCTGAGCAACACCGTGCTGACCGTGCCCCTGAGCAGCAGCGACTGGCAATTGCGTGGACTGTTCGACCGGCGCCAGGTGCTGGAGCAATTGCTGCCGGCCTTCATCGGCAAATGCCTGCTAGGCCTGGCGTTTTCAATGCTGCCGGTGATCGCGCTCTTGAGCATGCGCCGTCGCCAGCGTCAGTTGCACGAGGGCCGCCGACGCTACCAGGATATTTTCGAAGGCACCGGCGTCGCGCTCTGCGTGCTTGACCTGTCGAGCCTCAAGGCATTTTTTGAAAGGACCGGCCTGCGCAACGGCGACCAGTTGCGCGCCTGGTTGGCCATCCCTCACCAGCTTGAACAACTGCAGCAGGAAGTTCACGTCACCGAGGTCAATCAGATGGCGTTGAAGCTGCTCAACGTCAACTCCTGCGAGCGGGCCTGGCAACTGCTGGTCGGCAATGCTGCCCAGGACAACAACCCAGTGGGTTCGAAGCTGCTCGAAGCGCTGCTCGACCAGCACAAGCAGTTGGAGCTGGAAATCAAGCTGCAGGACGCCCATGGCCGTGATCAGCACCTATGGCTGGTGCTGCGTCTGCCGGAAAAACAGCAGGACTACAACGCCGTCATCCTGAGCATCAGCGACATTACCAGCCGCAAGCTGATCGAACTGTCGCTGCTCGAACGCGAAGGCTTCTGGTCCGACGTGGTGCGCACCGTACCGGACCATCTCTATGTGCAAGACGTGATCAGCCAGCGGATGATCTTCAGCAACCATCACCTGGGACAGACCCTGGGGTACGACCGCACCGAACTGCACCAGATGGGCGAATACTTCTGGGAAATCCTGCTGCACAGCGAAGACGCCGACCACTATCACAACTTGCGCCAGGCACAACGCCAGGCCGGGTATGCGCAACTGCTGCAATGCCAGCTGCGCTTTCGCCATCGCAATGGCAAGTGGCGGCGCTTCGACATTCGCGAACAAGCCCTGGCCCGGGACCGGCACGATCAGGTGACACGGATCATCGGCGTAGCCAAAGACATCACCGAACAGATCGAAGCCAGCGAATCGCTACGCGACAGCGAACAACGCTATCGGATGCTCGCCGAAAGCATCAGCGACGTGATTTTCTCCACCAACAGCAAGCTTTCGCTCAACTACGTCAGCCCCTCGGTGCAAGCAGTGCTGGGCTACAGCGCTGACTGGATATTCCAGAACGGCTGGCAATCGACCATCGCCAACCCGCAACAACTGACCGGCATCTACACCTTGATGGATCGGGTCAGCAAAGCCCTCGACAAGCCTGAGCAACTGGCCGAGTTGCGCAACCAGATGCAGACCCAGCTGTTTCTGTTCGACTGCCTGCGCGCCGACGGGCGCAAGATCCCCATCGAGCTGCGGTTGGTGCTGGTGTGGGATGAGCACGGCGCGTTCGAAGGCGTGCTGGGCGTGGGCCGCGATATCAGCCAGCAACGACGCGCCGAAAAAGACCTGCGCATGGCCGCCACGGTATTCGAGCATTCGACCTCGGCGATCCTGATCACCGACCCGGCCGGTTACATTGTCCAGGCCAACGAAGCCTTCAGCCGCGTCAGCGGGTATGCGGTGTCGCAGGTGCTGGACCAGTTGCCCAACATGCTGACCGTGGACGAGCAGCAGGAAGCCCACCTGCGCTACGTGCTCAAGCAGTTGCAGCAACACAGCACCTGGGAAGGCGAGGTCTGGCTCAAGCGCCGCAATGGCGAGCACTATCCGGCCTGGGTCGGCATTACGGCGGTGCTGGACGATGAAGGCGACCTGGCCAGCTACGTGTGCTTCTTCAGCGACATCAGCGAACGCAAGGCCAGCGAACAGCGCATCCATCGCCTGGCCTACTACGACGCGTTGACCCACCTGCCCAACCGCACGCTGTTTCAGGATCGCCTGCACACCGCGCTGCAATCGGCCGAGCGCCAGAAAAACTGGGTCGTGCTGATGTTCCTCGACCTGGACCGCTTCAAGCCGATCAACGACTCCCTGGGCCACGCCGCCGGCGACCGGATGCTCAAGGAAATGGCCACGCGGCTGCTCGGCTGCGTGGCCGACGACGACACCGTGGCGCGCATGGGCGGCGACGAATTCACCCTGCTGCTGCAACCGCGTTCCAGCCGCGAAATGGCGCTCAACCGGGCGATCAACGTGGCCGAGCAGATCCTCGCCAGCCTGGTCCGACCGTTCGTACTGGAAGGTCGGGAGTTCTTCGTCACCGCCAGCATCGGTATCGCCCTGAGCCCTCAGGACGGCAACGAGCTGAGTCAGCTGATGAAGAACGCCGACACGGCCATGTATCACGCCAAGGAGCGCGGCAAGAACAACTTCCAGTTCTACCAGGCCGACATGAACGCCAGCGCCCTGGAACGACTGGAGCTGGAAAGCGACCTGCGCCACGCCCTGGAGCAGAACGAGTTCGTGCTGTATTACCAGCCACAGTTCAGCGGCGACGGCAAACGCCTGACCGGCGCCGAGGCCTTGCTGCGCTGGCGCCATCCACGACGCGGGCTGGTGCCGCCAGGGGACTTCATCCCGGTCCTCGAAGAGCTCGGGTTGGTGGTGGACGTCGGTGACTGGGTGATCAGCGAAGCCTCTCGGCAGCTCAAGACCTGGCACCAGGCCAAGGTCCGGGTGCCGAAAGTCTCGGTCAACATTTCGGCCCGGCAGTTCTCCGATGGCCAGCTCGGCACGCGCATCGCCAACATCCTGCGTAGCACCGGCCTGCCGCCGGCCTGTCTGGAACTGGAACTGACCGAAAGCATCCTGATGCGTGAAGTCAGCGAGGCGATGCAGATCCTGGCCGGGCTGAAAAACCTGGGCCTGAGCATCGCCGTGGATGACTTCGGCACCGGTTATTCGTCCCTCAACTACCTCAAGCAATTCCCCATCGACGTGTTGAAAATCGACCGCACCTTTGTCGATGGCCTGCCATCCGGCGAACAGGACGCCCAGATCGCCCGGGCGATCATCGCCATGGCCCACAGCCTCAACCTGGCGGTGATTGCCGAAGGGGTCGAAACCCACGAGCAACTGGACTTTCTGCGCGAGCACGGCTGCGATGAAGTCCAGGGCTACCTGTTCGGCCGGCCGATGCCGGCCAACCGGTTTGAGGCGCAGTTCAGCAATGATGCGCTGTTCATGCTCGACTGA
- the glyA gene encoding serine hydroxymethyltransferase, whose protein sequence is MFSRDLTIAKYDADLFAAMEQEAQRQEEHIELIASENYTSPAVMEAQGSVLTNKYAEGYPGKRYYGGCEFVDVVEQLAIDRAKELFGADYANVQPHAGSQANAAVYLALLSAGDTILGMSLAHGGHLTHGASVSSSGKLYNAIQYGIDGNGLIDYDEVERLALEHKPKMIVAGFSAYSQILDFPRFREIADKVGAYLFVDMAHVAGLVAAGVYPNPVPFADVVTTTTHKTLRGPRGGLILARANADIEKKLNSAVFPGAQGGPLEHVIAAKAICFKEALQPEFKAYQQQVVKNAKAMAGVFIERGFDVVSGGTENHLFLLSLIKQDISGKDADAALGKAFITVNKNSVPNDPRSPFVTSGLRFGTPAVTTRGFKEAECKELAGWICDILADLNNEAVIDAVREKVKAICKKLPVYGA, encoded by the coding sequence ATGTTCAGCCGTGATTTGACTATTGCCAAGTACGACGCCGATCTCTTTGCCGCCATGGAGCAAGAAGCTCAGCGCCAGGAAGAGCACATTGAGCTGATCGCTTCGGAAAACTACACCAGCCCCGCGGTGATGGAAGCTCAAGGCTCGGTACTGACCAACAAGTACGCCGAAGGCTATCCAGGCAAGCGCTACTACGGTGGTTGCGAGTTCGTCGACGTGGTCGAGCAACTGGCCATCGACCGCGCCAAGGAACTGTTCGGTGCCGACTATGCCAACGTCCAGCCTCACGCCGGTTCCCAGGCCAACGCCGCTGTCTACCTGGCGCTGCTGTCGGCCGGTGACACCATTCTGGGCATGAGCCTGGCCCACGGCGGTCACCTGACCCACGGCGCCAGCGTTTCGTCCTCGGGCAAGCTGTACAACGCCATCCAGTACGGCATCGACGGCAATGGCCTGATCGACTACGACGAAGTCGAGCGCCTGGCACTCGAGCACAAGCCGAAAATGATCGTGGCCGGTTTCTCCGCCTACTCGCAGATCCTCGACTTCCCACGTTTCCGCGAAATCGCCGACAAGGTCGGTGCCTACCTGTTCGTGGACATGGCGCACGTTGCGGGCCTGGTTGCCGCTGGCGTCTACCCCAACCCCGTGCCATTCGCCGACGTCGTCACCACCACCACCCACAAGACCCTGCGCGGTCCACGTGGTGGCCTGATCCTGGCTCGTGCCAACGCCGACATCGAGAAAAAGCTCAACTCCGCCGTATTCCCCGGCGCCCAGGGTGGCCCGCTGGAACACGTGATCGCCGCCAAGGCGATCTGCTTCAAGGAAGCGCTGCAGCCTGAGTTCAAGGCTTACCAGCAACAAGTGGTGAAAAACGCCAAGGCCATGGCCGGCGTATTCATCGAGCGTGGCTTCGACGTAGTGTCCGGCGGGACCGAGAACCACCTGTTCCTGCTGTCGCTGATCAAGCAGGACATCTCCGGCAAAGACGCCGACGCAGCGCTGGGCAAGGCGTTCATCACCGTGAACAAGAACTCGGTGCCCAATGACCCACGCTCCCCGTTCGTCACCTCCGGCCTGCGCTTTGGCACCCCGGCCGTGACCACCCGTGGTTTCAAAGAAGCCGAGTGCAAGGAGCTGGCTGGCTGGATCTGCGACATCCTGGCGGACCTGAACAACGAAGCGGTGATCGACGCCGTTCGCGAGAAGGTCAAGGCGATCTGCAAAAAGCTGCCGGTATACGGCGCTTAA
- a CDS encoding C4-dicarboxylate transporter DctA — MLKWCSRSIFLQVVLGLVLGIVCGLTLPEYSAQLKPLGDGFIKLIKMLIGLIVFCVVVSGISGAGDLKKVGRIGLKSVIYFEVLTTIALVIGLVLAFSTGIGSGANIHLEQLSSADMGDIAQRGEHLVTTTQFLMNLIPTSVLGAFAENNILQVLLFSVLFGSALNLVGDAASGISRLINELSHVIFRIMGMIVRLAPIGVFGAIAFTTSKYGLDSLQHLGSLVGLFYLTCIAFVALILGLVMRVSGLPMLPFLKYLREELLIVLGTASSDAVLPQIMRKLEHLGIGSSTVGLVIPTGYSFNLDGFSIYLTLAIVFIANATGTPLAMSDLLTILLVSLITSKGAHGIPGSALVILAATLTAVPAIPVVGLVLVLAVDWFMGIGRALTNLIGNCVATVAIARWEKDIDVPRARKVLSGQHGYTFQSRKPVGTAHQQQF; from the coding sequence ATGCTCAAATGGTGCTCGCGTTCGATCTTCCTTCAAGTTGTCCTCGGATTGGTACTCGGCATCGTCTGTGGACTGACCCTTCCCGAATACTCCGCACAGCTCAAACCCCTCGGCGACGGCTTTATCAAGCTGATCAAGATGCTCATCGGCCTGATCGTGTTCTGTGTGGTAGTCAGCGGCATCTCGGGTGCCGGAGACCTCAAGAAGGTCGGGCGCATTGGCCTCAAGTCGGTCATCTACTTCGAAGTATTGACCACCATCGCCTTGGTCATCGGTCTGGTGCTTGCCTTCAGCACTGGTATCGGCAGTGGTGCGAACATCCACCTGGAACAACTCTCCAGCGCGGACATGGGGGATATCGCCCAGCGTGGCGAGCACCTGGTCACCACCACCCAGTTCCTCATGAACCTGATCCCAACCTCGGTGCTCGGGGCCTTCGCTGAAAACAACATTCTGCAAGTGCTGTTGTTCTCCGTGCTGTTTGGCAGCGCCTTGAACCTGGTGGGCGATGCAGCGTCCGGCATCTCGCGGTTGATCAACGAACTGAGCCACGTGATCTTCCGCATCATGGGCATGATCGTGCGTCTGGCCCCCATTGGGGTCTTCGGGGCCATCGCCTTCACTACCAGCAAATATGGCCTGGACTCACTGCAACACCTGGGCAGCCTGGTGGGCCTGTTCTACCTGACCTGCATCGCCTTCGTTGCGCTGATCCTCGGCTTGGTGATGCGTGTCTCGGGCCTGCCGATGTTGCCGTTTCTCAAATACCTGCGTGAAGAGCTGCTTATCGTGCTCGGTACGGCCTCTTCCGACGCCGTGCTGCCACAGATCATGCGCAAGCTTGAGCACCTGGGGATCGGCAGTTCCACGGTCGGCCTGGTGATTCCGACCGGCTACTCGTTCAATCTGGACGGTTTTTCGATCTATCTGACCCTGGCGATTGTGTTCATTGCCAACGCCACCGGCACACCTCTGGCCATGAGTGATTTGCTGACCATCCTGCTGGTGTCACTGATCACCTCCAAGGGCGCCCACGGGATTCCCGGCTCGGCGCTGGTGATCCTGGCTGCCACGTTGACGGCCGTCCCGGCGATCCCGGTGGTTGGCCTGGTGCTGGTACTAGCGGTGGATTGGTTCATGGGCATCGGCCGGGCCCTGACCAACCTGATTGGCAACTGCGTGGCCACCGTGGCGATTGCCCGCTGGGAAAAAGACATCGATGTCCCTCGGGCGCGCAAGGTACTGTCCGGCCAACACGGTTATACCTTCCAATCCAGGAAACCGGTGGGCACTGCCCATCAGCAGCAATTCTGA